A stretch of Microbulbifer bruguierae DNA encodes these proteins:
- the cpaB gene encoding Flp pilus assembly protein CpaB, which translates to MIFAVACIAGVIYLTKFYFEQKEQQLRDQIRNEQKLTRVVVAKRNLAIGDPINLETMTIKHIPFEYVPDGAIVPDQYAAVEFKHLQDPMTAGKPLLRQFVEGVSRIARFSDLLSEGERAITLEVDGVSSIEHMIESGDFIDLAVRKSKGQEIELLLERVKVLSTGKFTTADPKFPGMYKTAQYPTITLGVPSETVRDVFAADGAGDLVFLLRNRRDEMKPRYELTDSERNTVTVYQAGNEDNGVLVAKVEKASVNAVQNNSAKIVRNSNGRLAQIARDIPISIVAGQEESIPGRVIDESL; encoded by the coding sequence ATGATTTTCGCAGTAGCCTGTATTGCAGGTGTGATTTATTTAACGAAATTCTATTTTGAACAAAAAGAACAGCAACTCAGAGACCAAATACGTAACGAACAGAAACTTACCAGGGTTGTAGTCGCAAAACGCAATCTGGCCATCGGAGACCCGATCAATCTGGAAACAATGACTATTAAACACATCCCATTTGAGTATGTTCCCGACGGTGCGATCGTTCCGGACCAATATGCAGCGGTAGAATTCAAGCATTTGCAAGATCCAATGACCGCAGGAAAGCCTCTTCTCAGACAATTCGTGGAAGGTGTTTCGCGTATTGCCAGGTTTTCCGACCTGCTGTCAGAAGGAGAGAGAGCCATCACCCTTGAAGTGGATGGCGTCTCGAGTATTGAGCACATGATCGAATCGGGAGACTTTATCGATCTGGCCGTCCGCAAAAGCAAAGGACAGGAAATAGAGCTCCTTCTTGAGCGGGTAAAAGTGCTTTCCACAGGTAAATTCACTACCGCCGACCCGAAATTTCCGGGAATGTACAAAACCGCACAATACCCAACAATTACCCTCGGAGTCCCCAGTGAAACGGTGCGCGACGTCTTTGCAGCCGACGGCGCCGGTGACCTGGTATTTTTGTTGCGAAACCGTCGCGATGAGATGAAACCCCGCTATGAACTGACTGATAGTGAGCGGAATACTGTGACCGTTTACCAGGCAGGTAATGAAGATAATGGAGTACTTGTCGCGAAAGTGGAGAAAGCTTCTGTCAACGCTGTTCAGAACAACTCAGCAAAGATTGTTCGAAATTCCAACGGACGGCTTGCACAGATTGCACGAGACATACCGATTTCAATCGTAGCTGGACAAGAAGAAAGTATACCGGGAAGGGTAATAGATGAAAGCCTGTAG
- a CDS encoding Flp family type IVb pilin has translation MESNEHQTKFIKLKRDLMLIRSKKPIHLRSQKKQLGQGMTEYIIIVALIAVAAIGVFRLFGDTLRNQMGGLAQEMSGQSGTAQIQQAQGSANEARDEANTEKDLSNYSSGNQTGGDAGGN, from the coding sequence ATGGAATCAAATGAGCACCAGACCAAGTTCATTAAATTGAAGAGGGATCTAATGTTAATTCGCAGCAAAAAACCGATTCACTTGCGCAGCCAAAAGAAACAGCTGGGCCAGGGCATGACCGAGTACATTATCATCGTGGCACTGATCGCTGTTGCCGCAATCGGGGTTTTCCGCCTGTTCGGCGATACCCTTCGCAACCAGATGGGTGGGCTTGCACAGGAGATGTCCGGCCAATCTGGCACCGCCCAGATTCAGCAAGCACAAGGGTCGGCGAATGAGGCCAGGGATGAGGCGAACACCGAAAAGGATTTATCAAACTACTCTTCCGGCAACCAGACCGGCGGAGACGCTGGCGGTAACTAA
- a CDS encoding Hint domain-containing protein, whose translation MSDKFFNGFSRQVGSALTEYLPILVLVLSIGMQVAWRTFGDEIRSHGGNVSQEIAGVPQHTTPSSGNGSHNPGGTGGGTGGGTGGGTGGGTGGGTGGGTGGGTGGGTGGGTGGGTGGGTGGGTGGGTGGGTGGGTGGGTGGGTGGGTGGGTGGGTGSGTGDGDGGGSGASDGGDGSAPTEDDEDIIAQAAQFVEGLWEGFKDQFWGLVEIVLHPIDTAVAMYKLGEGLVRDFDGTMQLIIDEIAEDIAAVASGDPYEIGRLIGENVSPAAMARVASKLSDIAKSARKLDTACSSFAADTLVWTEHGQISIQDITVGTKVLARNDHTYVDSYQPVERLFQREVDSVYRLSTGFDHIEVTGEHPFWVQGEGWQPASGLRPGHAIATANGDILIRTVDEVERTTRVYNFRVASDHSYFVSGNGLWVHNANEVCDLSRRDPTKSTDPLEGIEDIPLDELDSSLIEKLRRQLDTDPNLLEDLRNPEFFALYKQADGDADFSYELMRRLDEEKKAELAAESKSEFFRRMALGRKFETETVLKSLVNRMSPEYQWLRTTTLGKYGVDLDEYDMYSQVQFRYGSGDDYFVSDQVYVKWGPAPDGSGSIVPIDTVVIENKLTDATRLTVNQSAAKNFDTLTVRSALKDPVSDVSGRTLESTQEIFGTNKWIKIFDSDAGEVISGLKEI comes from the coding sequence ATGTCAGACAAGTTCTTTAACGGGTTTTCCCGACAGGTCGGTTCAGCACTTACCGAATATCTTCCGATTTTGGTTCTCGTACTTTCTATCGGAATGCAGGTGGCGTGGCGGACTTTCGGCGATGAAATTCGTTCGCACGGCGGCAATGTTTCGCAGGAAATAGCCGGCGTGCCTCAACATACGACTCCCAGTTCCGGAAACGGAAGTCATAATCCTGGCGGCACAGGCGGCGGCACAGGCGGCGGCACAGGCGGCGGCACAGGCGGCGGCACAGGCGGCGGCACAGGCGGCGGCACAGGCGGCGGCACAGGCGGCGGCACAGGCGGCGGCACAGGCGGCGGCACAGGCGGCGGCACAGGCGGCGGCACAGGCGGCGGCACAGGCGGCGGCACAGGCGGCGGCACAGGCGGCGGCACAGGCGGCGGCACGGGCGGCGGCACAGGCGGTGGCACAGGTGGCGGTACGGGAAGCGGTACAGGTGACGGAGACGGCGGCGGCTCAGGGGCCAGTGACGGTGGTGATGGAAGTGCGCCCACAGAAGACGATGAAGACATCATCGCTCAGGCCGCCCAGTTTGTAGAGGGACTCTGGGAGGGGTTTAAAGACCAGTTCTGGGGCCTGGTGGAGATCGTGCTGCACCCGATTGACACGGCAGTGGCGATGTACAAGCTGGGCGAAGGCCTGGTGCGGGACTTCGATGGCACGATGCAGCTGATTATCGATGAAATTGCCGAGGACATAGCCGCCGTAGCAAGCGGAGATCCCTATGAAATAGGTCGCCTCATCGGCGAAAACGTGAGCCCGGCGGCGATGGCACGTGTTGCTTCAAAGCTTTCGGATATTGCCAAGTCGGCAAGAAAACTGGACACGGCCTGTAGCAGTTTTGCTGCAGACACACTTGTCTGGACGGAACACGGCCAGATCTCTATTCAGGATATTACTGTAGGTACCAAGGTACTTGCGCGGAATGACCATACATACGTAGATTCATATCAGCCTGTAGAGCGCCTGTTCCAGCGGGAAGTCGATTCGGTGTATCGACTATCCACCGGCTTTGATCATATCGAAGTGACCGGAGAGCACCCATTCTGGGTGCAGGGAGAGGGATGGCAGCCTGCGTCCGGCCTTCGCCCGGGTCATGCCATCGCCACAGCGAATGGCGATATCCTGATTCGGACGGTTGACGAAGTTGAGCGGACAACCCGTGTGTACAACTTCCGCGTGGCCAGTGATCACAGCTACTTCGTGTCCGGAAATGGGTTGTGGGTTCACAACGCAAACGAGGTATGCGACCTCTCCCGGCGCGATCCAACAAAATCGACCGATCCGCTCGAGGGTATCGAGGATATTCCTCTCGACGAGCTTGACAGCAGCCTGATCGAAAAACTGCGCAGGCAGCTCGATACCGACCCGAACCTCCTGGAAGACCTGCGTAACCCTGAATTCTTTGCGCTGTATAAGCAGGCAGACGGCGACGCTGACTTTTCTTATGAGTTGATGCGCCGGCTGGACGAAGAAAAAAAGGCGGAGCTCGCTGCTGAATCGAAATCCGAATTTTTCCGGCGTATGGCGTTGGGGCGAAAATTTGAAACTGAAACGGTACTTAAAAGTCTGGTAAACCGTATGTCGCCGGAGTACCAGTGGTTGCGAACAACTACACTGGGAAAATACGGCGTTGATCTGGATGAATACGATATGTATTCACAGGTGCAGTTTCGCTATGGTAGCGGAGACGATTATTTTGTGAGTGACCAGGTCTACGTGAAATGGGGGCCAGCACCGGACGGGTCAGGAAGTATTGTGCCGATAGATACAGTAGTTATTGAAAACAAGCTAACGGATGCTACGCGGCTTACTGTAAATCAGAGCGCGGCAAAGAATTTCGATACGCTTACTGTTAGATCCGCCCTAAAGGATCCCGTTAGTGATGTTTCCGGTCGAACACTAGAGTCAACACAAGAAATCTTTGGTACGAATAAGTGGATAAAAATTTTTGATTCAGATGCTGGTGAAGTCATAAGCGGACTGAAGGAGATTTAG
- a CDS encoding ATPase, T2SS/T4P/T4SS family translates to MKIIVETRKGTLVGRYHSERDRFIIGKGKEALIDLAGWRIAKQHAVVSTTDNRIFIEAADKRAEVQVNNTRINQKYGPLKDGEKISIGDYLVTIEDSRLLGNNPISQPDQTCNTDESIPHVINSSSPATNQAQPLSTPLNLEVVALAREWKLKLHAGLIKTMDLRRTNISNLSVDELRDLSAGILKEVLDTEHEFPAEKLDRGDILKQVLEEAVGLGPLEDLLADPDISEVMVNAYDEIYFEKSGTLQKSEICFSDDRAVLSAIDRIVSPLGRRIDESSPMVDARLRDGSRVNAIIPPLAIRGPSITIRKFMQEKLTMEHLKNFGSVNRAMIDFLEMAVTQHLNIIISGGTGSGKTTLLNALSNFIPDDERIITVEDAAELKLNKPHVVSLEARPPNQEGSGAVTIRDLVKNCLRMRPDRIVVGECRSGEALDMLQAMNTGHDGSLTTVHSNSPRDCISRLEVLVMMSGMDLPVTAIREQIASAVHLVVQQSRFACGARKITSISEITGVEGTTVQISEIFRYQELGFDANGKTKGYFEATGNVPEFYEKLATRGIPVDMSIFRVQERTL, encoded by the coding sequence ATGAAGATCATTGTCGAGACACGTAAAGGTACATTAGTCGGTCGCTACCACAGTGAACGTGATCGGTTCATCATCGGAAAGGGTAAAGAAGCACTGATTGACTTGGCAGGCTGGCGTATCGCGAAGCAACATGCGGTGGTGTCAACAACAGATAACCGGATATTTATTGAGGCCGCCGACAAACGCGCCGAAGTTCAGGTAAATAATACCAGGATTAACCAGAAGTACGGGCCGCTCAAAGATGGCGAAAAAATTTCCATCGGTGACTATCTCGTTACCATTGAAGATAGCAGATTACTCGGGAATAACCCGATTTCACAGCCGGACCAGACCTGCAATACCGATGAATCCATTCCGCATGTAATCAATTCATCTTCGCCCGCCACAAATCAAGCCCAACCCCTCTCTACACCGTTGAATCTCGAAGTAGTAGCGTTGGCGAGAGAATGGAAACTAAAGCTACACGCAGGCTTGATAAAAACCATGGACCTCAGACGGACAAATATCTCGAATTTGTCCGTCGACGAGCTGAGAGATTTGTCCGCCGGAATCCTGAAAGAAGTATTGGATACAGAGCACGAATTCCCGGCGGAAAAACTTGATCGGGGAGACATTCTCAAGCAGGTTCTCGAGGAAGCAGTGGGTCTGGGACCACTGGAAGATTTACTGGCCGATCCTGACATCAGTGAAGTGATGGTGAATGCTTACGATGAAATCTATTTCGAGAAGTCCGGTACTCTCCAAAAATCGGAGATTTGCTTCTCCGATGACAGAGCTGTACTGAGCGCCATTGATCGTATCGTTTCTCCTCTTGGACGCAGGATCGACGAAAGTTCACCAATGGTGGACGCGCGTCTTCGTGACGGCTCTCGGGTAAATGCCATTATTCCACCACTGGCGATAAGAGGCCCCTCGATTACCATCCGGAAATTCATGCAGGAGAAGCTCACAATGGAGCACCTGAAGAATTTTGGATCAGTAAATCGAGCAATGATTGATTTTCTGGAGATGGCTGTTACCCAACACCTGAACATCATTATATCCGGCGGAACCGGCTCCGGAAAAACCACCCTGCTAAATGCATTATCAAATTTCATCCCCGATGACGAGCGTATTATTACCGTCGAAGATGCCGCAGAACTCAAGTTGAACAAACCTCATGTTGTCTCCCTGGAGGCGAGACCACCGAATCAGGAGGGTTCTGGAGCAGTGACCATCCGTGATCTGGTTAAAAACTGTCTTCGTATGCGGCCAGATCGAATCGTCGTTGGTGAGTGCCGTAGCGGTGAGGCACTCGACATGCTTCAGGCAATGAATACTGGCCATGACGGATCCCTGACCACAGTACACTCAAACTCCCCCCGCGATTGCATTTCACGCCTTGAAGTTCTGGTAATGATGTCTGGAATGGACCTTCCGGTTACCGCAATCAGAGAACAAATCGCTTCGGCAGTACATTTAGTTGTGCAACAGTCACGCTTTGCTTGCGGCGCCAGAAAGATCACTAGCATATCCGAGATCACGGGAGTAGAGGGAACTACCGTTCAGATTTCAGAAATATTCCGCTATCAAGAATTGGGGTTTGATGCCAACGGAAAAACCAAAGGCTATTTCGAAGCCACGGGTAATGTTCCTGAATTTTACGAGAAACTGGCAACACGCGGGATCCCGGTGGACATGTCGATTTTCAGAGTTCAGGAACGTACGCTGTGA
- a CDS encoding Tad domain-containing protein, translating to MNRQRGNVIPYLVALMITILLAAQYVFNAYRITNETTRLQNTADAAAYSVANVYAQNHNFVALSNRALVANQITMAQVVTMTSWSRMLNTFAQTINDIGQFIPYVNSVTGYIENISNSVQSGIEIAAPVIAQTIGLYSFMVARQQEFATPMVTLIAQEILSEVIEANDPDVDYSAAEVSVTASTVAHLREFHGPNDCLDVSDTVRNRGNFLSSQRETVARCHQFRNVVMESRDGFSEARTYRFSFPGMPSRITLFGIPAEDVSGVPLWSRISIERAGETVLGGDTNSVNRRAPFTSWSAIDTISLHSSTRYWRLFRGTRTTRHQERVKLGVGHAYTGPENDDGHHIIHENQPAWRVNPRGSACTDLDYANTRRARNDGGFILMDVIGLNCNDLANDYSDSLNTSDNTGLQSFKNLRQEGYVEMQSPAFIYIRKSGGKIQSAAEVAGNMSDSHALDEYPGAADNAFHGAAGSAVFFRLQSDSWMRTDTLRRDRRLEFGNAYNPFWEPRLASMTTAQRIALRTAVGG from the coding sequence ATGAATCGTCAGAGAGGGAATGTTATCCCTTATCTGGTGGCGTTGATGATAACGATACTGCTCGCGGCACAATACGTTTTTAATGCCTACCGGATCACCAATGAGACAACCCGCCTGCAGAATACCGCCGATGCAGCGGCTTACAGTGTGGCCAACGTTTACGCACAGAATCATAATTTTGTCGCGCTCTCCAATCGCGCTCTGGTAGCCAACCAGATCACCATGGCACAAGTGGTAACAATGACATCCTGGTCAAGGATGCTAAACACCTTTGCCCAGACCATAAACGATATCGGCCAGTTTATCCCTTATGTGAACTCCGTTACGGGCTACATCGAGAACATTTCTAACAGCGTTCAGTCTGGTATCGAAATCGCAGCGCCGGTTATTGCACAAACAATCGGGCTCTATTCGTTTATGGTCGCCAGACAACAGGAGTTCGCCACGCCCATGGTTACATTGATTGCCCAGGAGATTCTCTCTGAAGTGATCGAGGCTAACGATCCCGATGTGGATTACTCTGCAGCCGAAGTTTCCGTCACTGCGTCCACAGTCGCCCATCTGAGAGAATTTCACGGTCCTAATGACTGTCTCGATGTTTCCGATACCGTACGTAATCGGGGAAATTTTCTCTCGAGTCAGCGCGAAACCGTCGCTCGCTGCCATCAGTTTCGCAATGTCGTAATGGAGTCAAGGGATGGATTTAGCGAGGCGCGAACCTATCGTTTCAGCTTCCCCGGCATGCCCAGCCGAATCACATTGTTCGGAATCCCCGCGGAGGATGTCAGTGGCGTGCCCCTCTGGTCTCGAATTTCCATTGAACGTGCGGGTGAAACCGTTTTGGGTGGAGACACCAACTCGGTAAATCGACGAGCCCCATTTACGTCGTGGAGCGCCATCGACACCATCTCGCTCCACTCGTCGACCCGCTATTGGCGACTCTTTCGCGGCACTCGAACTACTCGCCATCAGGAAAGGGTAAAACTGGGAGTAGGTCATGCCTATACCGGTCCGGAAAATGATGACGGCCACCACATCATTCATGAAAATCAGCCAGCATGGCGAGTCAACCCGCGCGGCTCTGCCTGTACAGACCTCGATTACGCGAATACAAGGCGGGCCAGAAATGATGGTGGCTTTATTCTGATGGATGTCATCGGTCTGAATTGCAACGACCTCGCGAATGACTATTCCGATAGCCTCAACACTTCCGACAATACCGGTCTGCAGTCCTTCAAGAATCTTCGCCAGGAGGGATATGTGGAAATGCAAAGTCCCGCATTTATCTATATCCGGAAATCGGGCGGAAAAATCCAAAGCGCCGCTGAAGTTGCAGGAAACATGAGTGACTCACATGCGCTGGATGAATATCCCGGAGCCGCTGATAACGCCTTTCATGGCGCGGCGGGTTCCGCAGTATTTTTCCGGCTACAAAGTGACAGCTGGATGCGAACAGACACCTTACGACGTGACCGAAGGCTGGAGTTTGGCAATGCCTACAACCCCTTCTGGGAACCACGCCTCGCCAGCATGACAACTGCTCAACGTATAGCGCTTAGAACAGCGGTTGGAGGCTGA
- a CDS encoding acyl-CoA thioesterase, producing MSAIDEEPQPSGTLTLQTQSMPRDTNPQGDVFAGWLMSQMDVAGAILAQGIARGRVTTVAVGSMVFLRPVPVGSTVSCYAEAVEVGRSSIKTMVEVWLTRVDTGEQVKVTEGEFVFVAIDDRGRTRPLP from the coding sequence ATGTCCGCCATAGATGAAGAGCCGCAACCCAGCGGTACCCTGACCCTGCAAACCCAGTCCATGCCCCGGGATACCAATCCCCAGGGTGACGTCTTTGCCGGCTGGTTGATGTCACAGATGGATGTGGCAGGCGCCATTCTCGCCCAGGGCATCGCCCGTGGCCGCGTTACCACCGTTGCGGTCGGCAGCATGGTATTCCTGCGCCCGGTACCGGTGGGATCCACAGTCAGCTGCTATGCAGAAGCGGTGGAAGTCGGCCGCTCCTCCATCAAGACCATGGTGGAAGTATGGCTGACCCGGGTGGATACCGGCGAGCAGGTAAAAGTGACCGAAGGCGAATTTGTCTTTGTCGCCATCGACGACCGCGGACGCACCCGGCCACTGCCCTGA
- a CDS encoding tetratricopeptide repeat protein, protein MYKLLIIFTTILIVSGCAGNKHKTLAEDMELAEHFYNRALYSEAERILLGLRDTMPENYDIHFRLGNIYVRTGQFPAAESMYRKCIDLNPEEPKGWYNLSLLRVKQAIAISEQGSRKTALTDANYSRQFVMLREGLITAITGK, encoded by the coding sequence ATGTATAAATTACTAATTATCTTTACAACTATCCTCATCGTATCCGGTTGCGCAGGCAACAAGCACAAGACTCTGGCTGAAGATATGGAGCTTGCTGAACATTTTTACAATCGTGCGCTATATAGCGAAGCAGAACGAATTCTTTTGGGGCTTCGTGACACAATGCCAGAAAATTACGACATTCATTTTCGTCTCGGAAACATATATGTGAGGACAGGTCAATTTCCCGCAGCGGAATCAATGTATAGAAAGTGCATAGATTTGAACCCCGAAGAGCCCAAGGGTTGGTATAACCTGTCGCTTTTGCGTGTAAAGCAGGCTATCGCCATTTCAGAGCAGGGGAGTCGAAAAACAGCACTGACAGATGCCAACTACTCACGGCAATTTGTAATGCTGCGTGAGGGCCTTATTACGGCAATTACCGGCAAATAG
- a CDS encoding pilus assembly protein N-terminal domain-containing protein, with amino-acid sequence MKACRKFYAVIFLLLAFVCSDVFAKNGANNLALHTGEVHILNIEGITRVAIGRPDVISYKTLDNGQIMIIAGKAGSTSLHLWRNGGREVRYWVDVEDRYVSDDVRIAQMLTKHLPALRAYSLDHRLVVEGEIDQGDIPVIEAIRAMVPNTVFLLRERPFAKKPLIRVDALLIEIGSNDVSKLGIDWNTSMSGPAWGFHKTITPGDFIIYESDPNDINEQIVQTVPIGDTSFFQYFGITSHLLSTINFLESSGRARILTSPKLTSASGEPATFHVGGSFPIPVINAVGAASVQREDYGVILEVLPTMFGDDINLEVSVDLSDIDPSVSVNGVPGTKNRRTETVVQLKHNQTVAISGLFATADSQANSGISYLSQMPVLKYLFGVEDSDIEDRQVVVLLTPKIITPGDNEDVFLSDFAREMITEYEAKLTVDAALKE; translated from the coding sequence ATGAAAGCCTGTAGAAAATTTTATGCGGTAATTTTCTTGCTGTTGGCGTTCGTCTGCAGTGACGTGTTTGCGAAAAATGGAGCCAATAACCTCGCCTTGCATACAGGTGAAGTACACATATTGAACATCGAGGGTATTACCAGAGTAGCAATAGGTAGACCGGATGTGATCAGCTATAAGACCCTGGACAATGGTCAGATAATGATCATTGCGGGAAAGGCCGGCAGTACCAGCTTGCATCTGTGGAGAAATGGCGGGCGCGAGGTTCGCTACTGGGTAGACGTTGAGGATCGCTATGTCTCGGATGATGTCCGCATAGCGCAGATGCTTACCAAACACCTCCCGGCATTAAGGGCATATTCCCTGGATCACAGGCTGGTTGTCGAGGGGGAAATTGACCAGGGAGATATTCCTGTTATTGAAGCCATAAGAGCAATGGTACCCAATACCGTGTTTTTGTTACGTGAACGACCATTCGCCAAAAAGCCGCTGATACGTGTCGATGCATTACTCATCGAAATTGGTAGCAACGATGTCTCGAAGCTCGGCATTGACTGGAACACATCAATGTCGGGTCCAGCATGGGGATTCCATAAAACAATCACTCCGGGAGATTTTATTATTTATGAATCAGATCCAAACGATATCAACGAACAGATCGTCCAGACAGTGCCGATCGGCGATACAAGTTTTTTTCAGTATTTCGGCATCACCTCCCACTTGCTATCAACCATAAACTTCCTGGAAAGCTCGGGTCGAGCGCGCATACTTACCTCTCCAAAATTGACCTCAGCAAGCGGAGAACCTGCGACTTTCCACGTTGGTGGAAGCTTTCCTATACCCGTTATTAACGCCGTTGGCGCAGCGAGCGTACAACGGGAAGATTACGGTGTAATTCTCGAAGTCTTGCCAACTATGTTCGGCGATGACATCAATTTGGAAGTGTCCGTAGACTTGAGTGACATAGATCCTTCAGTTTCCGTCAACGGTGTTCCCGGAACCAAAAATCGGCGCACAGAAACCGTTGTACAACTAAAGCATAATCAGACCGTCGCAATATCCGGGCTATTTGCAACCGCCGATTCCCAGGCTAACAGTGGAATCTCATACCTGAGCCAAATGCCGGTATTGAAGTACCTCTTCGGCGTTGAAGACAGTGATATCGAAGACCGACAAGTGGTTGTGCTTTTGACGCCAAAAATAATCACACCCGGAGATAATGAAGATGTTTTTCTTAGTGATTTTGCCAGGGAAATGATCACAGAATATGAGGCAAAGCTAACCGTCGATGCGGCTCTCAAGGAGTAG
- a CDS encoding type II secretion system F family protein gives MNPLILISILCVAALATFCYALFGSAKTAVEQYNNDIKHTASNSLAEMFIFIDDKKLKWISFGAFTSIVLISFLLSESVLISLGFGSAVYFLPGIAVSILRRLRYQKFSKDLPDALLSMSNMMRSGLNLSGALGLVVKETGGPLSQEFGMLLNELTMGRNFDEALDEIYRRVPIPDLELVVAGMKISREVGGSLADVLERLADTIRKRLEMEGKIKSLTAMGVLQGWVMTLLPIIVGVGIYAIEPETMSLLFTDWRGWIACSAVVILEFAGYKFIKKIVTIDV, from the coding sequence GTGAATCCGCTTATTCTCATAAGCATATTGTGTGTCGCTGCGCTCGCAACTTTTTGCTACGCATTGTTCGGGTCCGCTAAAACCGCCGTAGAACAGTACAATAACGACATTAAACACACCGCCAGTAATTCTCTGGCGGAAATGTTTATATTTATCGATGATAAAAAGCTCAAATGGATCAGCTTTGGGGCATTTACATCAATCGTATTAATTTCATTTCTATTGTCCGAATCGGTGCTGATATCACTTGGATTCGGATCCGCGGTCTATTTTCTTCCTGGCATAGCGGTTTCAATTTTACGACGCCTTCGCTATCAGAAATTCAGTAAAGACCTTCCCGACGCTTTGCTGTCAATGTCGAACATGATGCGATCTGGCCTGAATCTATCGGGAGCACTCGGCCTGGTGGTCAAGGAAACGGGAGGGCCATTGAGCCAAGAGTTCGGAATGCTTTTGAACGAGTTAACAATGGGCCGAAATTTCGATGAAGCATTGGACGAAATATATCGCCGGGTTCCAATACCAGATCTCGAACTCGTTGTTGCGGGAATGAAAATATCGCGCGAAGTCGGAGGTAGTCTCGCGGATGTACTTGAGCGACTCGCAGATACAATCCGCAAACGTCTTGAAATGGAAGGGAAGATAAAAAGCCTTACGGCCATGGGCGTACTCCAAGGTTGGGTTATGACCTTGCTACCCATTATTGTAGGTGTGGGTATCTATGCGATTGAGCCAGAGACTATGTCCTTACTTTTTACCGATTGGCGCGGATGGATTGCTTGCTCTGCCGTAGTAATTCTTGAATTTGCAGGATACAAGTTCATAAAAAAGATCGTAACCATTGACGTATAA
- a CDS encoding type II secretion system F family protein, with the protein MNLEFYKYWVLILIPISLVLLYTSIRGIKNEIPEEEREYLDPVPRRLRKIWPLVNLVSFYIGERLPVEWLVRYQKSLVKAGLNYVMSPAQYFSLQLTSATLMASMATFLSMMLGAYDYLYTVFGAAIGYVMPMMSVRDIRVKRQKDLVRSLPIYLDFLTLSTQAGLNISGAIMQSVDKGPESPMKVEFRKYLRDLRAGMSRDDGLRTMAERLDIAEINAFVSAVIQAEKTGASVGNTLKIQSDQRRIERFQKAEKLAMQAPVKLIFPLVVFIFPTTFIVIFFPIAMKLMEAL; encoded by the coding sequence ATGAATCTTGAATTTTATAAATACTGGGTACTCATACTAATACCTATTTCCCTGGTGTTGCTTTATACGTCTATCAGGGGAATTAAAAATGAGATACCTGAGGAGGAACGAGAATACCTGGATCCAGTCCCCAGAAGACTGAGAAAAATATGGCCTCTTGTGAATCTGGTTTCGTTCTATATCGGCGAAAGACTTCCAGTGGAATGGCTGGTGCGCTATCAGAAATCTCTCGTTAAAGCGGGATTGAATTATGTAATGTCGCCCGCTCAGTATTTTAGTCTACAGCTTACGTCAGCCACGCTAATGGCATCGATGGCTACTTTTCTATCGATGATGCTCGGAGCATACGACTACCTATACACCGTATTTGGCGCCGCCATCGGTTACGTCATGCCGATGATGAGCGTGAGGGATATTCGTGTGAAGCGGCAAAAAGATCTTGTCCGCTCACTGCCAATTTATCTCGATTTTTTGACGCTATCGACACAAGCCGGGCTGAATATATCCGGTGCAATCATGCAATCGGTAGATAAAGGGCCAGAGTCACCAATGAAAGTAGAATTCAGGAAATATTTGCGTGACCTGCGCGCCGGAATGTCTCGTGATGACGGTCTTAGAACAATGGCTGAACGCCTCGATATCGCGGAAATTAACGCGTTTGTTTCTGCCGTAATTCAGGCAGAGAAGACCGGTGCGTCGGTGGGAAATACCCTGAAGATCCAGTCTGATCAGCGGAGAATCGAGCGGTTTCAAAAAGCAGAAAAGCTCGCGATGCAGGCACCTGTAAAACTTATCTTTCCGTTGGTCGTTTTTATTTTTCCGACCACTTTTATCGTTATTTTCTTTCCAATTGCGATGAAGTTAATGGAGGCACTATAA